TGGACGACCAGCCGATCTATGATGTGGCTCGTCAGGGTGGCTGGTACGACTTCGGCTTTCTCTTCGGAACCGGTTCGCCGTTCCTCGGTATCTTCCGTCGTCGCTAGTTCAGCGAGCGACCAGCCAGCGCGATGAACACGTCTTCGAGCGTGCCTTCCTGCGAATGGATCGTCAACACCCGACCGTCACGCATCCACGTTTCCAGTTGCACGGCGTCACTGGGGCTATCGAGTGCCAACTGGTGCTCGTCTCGCGTGTCGAGAAGCACCGTCGCAGTTCGCTGCCCGAAGCGCAGCTTCAGTTCCCGCGGAGCATCCAGCGCGACGATCTCGCCCTGGCTGAGGAATGCCACCCGATCGCACAACTCGTCCGCTTCGTCCATGTAATGCGTTGTGAGGAAGACGGTCGTGCCGCGGTCGCTCAGCTCGCTGACGATCTGACGGATGTCGCGTGCTGATGTCGGATCGAGCCCGCGCGTTGGCTCGTCCAGAAACAGCAGGCGTGGTTCGTTTATCAGGGCGCGCGCGATCAGCAGACGTTGCTTCATACCGGTTGAATACGCTTTGACTTTCTGACTTGCGGCGTCCTTCAGGTTCACCGCCTCAAGGAGATCGTCAACGCGCGTGCGCGGCATGTTGTACAAATCGGCAAAGAAGGCCAGGTTGTCCCGACCGGACATTCGGTCGTACAGATTCTGATCCTCGAAGACGAGGTTGATGATCGGCTTGACTGCGACCAGATCGGTGACGACGTCGTGCCCAGCGATGGATGCCCGGCCGCTGGTCGGCCGGGTCCGACCGGTCAGCATCCGAATCGTCGTTGTCTTGCCCGCTCCGTTGTGACCGAGGAGCCCGAAGATCTCGCCCGCCGCGACATCAAACGAGATGCCGGCGACTGCGCGCTTCTGGCCGTACTGCTTGACCAGATTCTCGACGCGGATCATCGGTGTTGTGGC
This genomic interval from Thermomicrobiales bacterium contains the following:
- a CDS encoding ABC transporter ATP-binding protein; the encoded protein is MADVLNHAETNLAATTPMIRVENLVKQYGQKRAVAGISFDVAAGEIFGLLGHNGAGKTTTIRMLTGRTRPTSGRASIAGHDVVTDLVAVKPIINLVFEDQNLYDRMSGRDNLAFFADLYNMPRTRVDDLLEAVNLKDAASQKVKAYSTGMKQRLLIARALINEPRLLFLDEPTRGLDPTSARDIRQIVSELSDRGTTVFLTTHYMDEADELCDRVAFLSQGEIVALDAPRELKLRFGQRTATVLLDTRDEHQLALDSPSDAVQLETWMRDGRVLTIHSQEGTLEDVFIALAGRSLN